Proteins encoded within one genomic window of Amycolatopsis nigrescens CSC17Ta-90:
- a CDS encoding MFS transporter: MSISNARKWGSLAVCCLANLLIAIDMTVLHLAMPRLLEDLQPSASEFLWISDVYGFALAGLLITMGNLGDRIGRKKLLLIGSAVFGCASVLTAFAPSPELLIAARALLGVSAATLMPSTLSLLRNVFTDPKERTAAIGLWSGVVILGFGAGPVIAGSLLAEFWWGSVFLVNVPVVLVILVAGALVLPESRNPAPHRLDPLSVLLSVAGMVGVVYAVKEIAYQGFDRPDVLVAVVVGIGGLGLFLRRQSTLAQPLVDVRLFRQRAFSATVGTTMIAMFAQLAMSLAFAQYFQLVAGWSPLQAGLAGLPGMAGALVGGVLAGVGVQRLGRGPTVAVGLALSALGFGWIAQVGVVLDYPYLVVGMVVSGTGLALTLTVATDTVLATVPKQRAGAASAISETATELGGALGIAILGTVLGAVYRGALNLPAGVPAEAVAPIRDSLGSATVTAAGLPAQLGGPVLETARESFVTGMQVTMYCSAGLGALLAVSALFTLRGLPKVIEEPTETPVPAAT, from the coding sequence GTGAGCATTTCGAACGCCCGCAAATGGGGCAGCCTGGCGGTCTGCTGCCTGGCGAACCTGCTGATCGCGATCGACATGACCGTGCTGCACCTGGCCATGCCGAGGCTGCTGGAGGACCTGCAGCCCTCGGCGTCGGAGTTCCTGTGGATCTCCGACGTCTACGGGTTCGCGCTGGCCGGGCTGCTGATCACGATGGGCAACCTCGGTGACCGGATCGGCCGCAAGAAGCTGCTGCTGATCGGCTCGGCGGTGTTCGGCTGCGCGTCCGTGCTGACCGCGTTCGCGCCGAGCCCGGAGCTGCTGATCGCGGCGCGGGCACTGCTCGGCGTCTCGGCCGCCACCCTGATGCCGTCCACGCTTTCGTTGCTGCGCAACGTGTTCACCGACCCGAAGGAGCGGACCGCCGCGATCGGGCTGTGGAGCGGGGTGGTCATCCTCGGTTTCGGGGCCGGCCCGGTGATCGCCGGCTCGCTGCTGGCCGAGTTCTGGTGGGGCTCGGTGTTCCTGGTCAACGTGCCGGTGGTGCTGGTCATCCTGGTCGCCGGTGCGCTGGTGCTGCCGGAGTCGCGAAACCCGGCGCCGCACCGGCTCGACCCGCTCAGCGTGCTGCTGTCGGTGGCCGGCATGGTCGGCGTGGTCTACGCCGTCAAGGAGATCGCCTACCAGGGGTTCGACCGGCCGGATGTGCTGGTGGCCGTGGTGGTCGGGATCGGCGGGCTCGGCCTGTTCCTGCGGCGGCAGAGCACGCTGGCGCAGCCGCTGGTGGACGTGCGGCTGTTCCGGCAGCGGGCGTTCTCGGCGACGGTCGGCACCACGATGATCGCGATGTTCGCCCAGCTGGCCATGTCGCTGGCGTTCGCGCAGTACTTCCAGCTGGTGGCGGGCTGGTCCCCGTTGCAGGCGGGGCTGGCCGGGCTGCCCGGCATGGCCGGGGCGCTGGTCGGCGGGGTACTCGCCGGAGTGGGGGTTCAGCGCCTCGGCCGTGGCCCGACGGTGGCCGTCGGGCTTGCGCTCTCCGCGCTCGGGTTCGGCTGGATCGCGCAGGTCGGGGTGGTCCTCGACTACCCGTACCTGGTGGTCGGCATGGTCGTCTCCGGCACCGGGCTGGCGCTCACCCTGACCGTGGCCACCGACACCGTGCTGGCCACGGTGCCGAAGCAGCGGGCCGGCGCGGCCTCGGCGATCTCGGAGACCGCGACGGAGCTGGGCGGCGCGCTCGGGATCGCGATACTGGGCACCGTGCTCGGCGCGGTCTACCGGGGTGCGCTGAACCTGCCGGCCGGGGTGCCCGCCGAGGCGGTGGCGCCGATCCGGGACTCGCTGGGCAGCGCGACGGTCACCGCGGCCGGGTTGCCGGCCCAGCTGGGCGGGCCGGTGCTGGAGACCGCGCGGGAGTCGTTCGTGACCGGTATGCAGGTGACCATGTACTGCTCGGCCGGGCTCGGCGCGCTGCTCGCGGTGAGCGCGCTGTTCACCCTGCGAGGGCTGCCCAAGGTGATCGAAGAACCGACCGAGACCCCGGTGCCCGCCGCCACGTAG
- the lhgO gene encoding L-2-hydroxyglutarate oxidase → MRSNDRKSVLVVGGGIIGLAVAWELTRRGDRVTVLEKEDHWAAHQTGHNSNVVHAGLYYKPGSFKAKMSVAGNRSIVDFAREHGVGFEVCGKLVVATSEAELPALNVLAERAEANGVPAKLVSQAEALEYEPEVACVQALRVESTGIIDFPGVCAALVRLLEDAGAELRLNTPALGIRAGSRGGVEVATGQEVLRADALVNCAGLQSDRVARLAGLTPKARIVPFRGEYFELRPERRHLVRGLIYPVPDPTLPFLGVHLTRMLDGSVHAGPNAVIALRREGYRWRDFSAKDLSEVARFSGAWRLAKKYAYPIGLDEVLRSFSKRRFAASLAKLVPAVQTEDIVRHGSGVRAQALLPDGSMVDDFLIETAPNQVHVLNAPSPAATSALEIAKHVAAAV, encoded by the coding sequence GTGCGCAGTAACGATCGCAAGAGTGTGCTGGTAGTCGGCGGCGGCATCATCGGACTGGCGGTGGCCTGGGAACTGACCCGCCGCGGTGACCGGGTCACCGTGCTGGAGAAGGAAGACCACTGGGCCGCCCACCAGACCGGGCACAACTCCAACGTGGTGCACGCCGGGCTGTACTACAAGCCGGGCTCCTTCAAGGCCAAGATGTCGGTCGCCGGCAATCGGTCCATTGTGGACTTCGCGCGCGAGCACGGGGTCGGTTTCGAGGTCTGCGGGAAACTGGTGGTCGCCACCTCCGAGGCCGAGTTGCCCGCGCTGAACGTGCTGGCCGAGCGGGCCGAAGCCAACGGCGTGCCGGCCAAGCTGGTCTCCCAGGCCGAGGCGCTGGAGTACGAGCCCGAAGTGGCCTGCGTACAGGCACTGCGCGTGGAGTCCACCGGGATCATCGACTTCCCCGGCGTCTGCGCCGCTCTGGTGCGGCTGCTCGAAGACGCCGGCGCCGAGCTGCGGCTGAACACCCCGGCGCTGGGCATCCGCGCCGGTTCGCGCGGCGGGGTCGAGGTGGCCACCGGCCAGGAGGTGCTGCGCGCGGACGCACTGGTGAACTGCGCGGGCCTGCAGTCCGACCGGGTGGCGCGGCTGGCCGGGCTCACCCCGAAGGCCAGGATCGTGCCGTTCCGCGGTGAGTACTTCGAGCTGCGCCCGGAGCGGCGGCACCTGGTGCGCGGGCTGATCTACCCGGTGCCCGACCCGACCCTGCCGTTCCTCGGCGTGCACCTCACCCGGATGCTCGACGGCAGCGTGCACGCCGGGCCGAACGCGGTGATCGCGCTGCGCCGCGAGGGCTACCGCTGGCGGGACTTCTCCGCCAAGGACCTCAGCGAAGTGGCCCGGTTCTCCGGTGCGTGGCGGCTGGCGAAGAAGTACGCGTACCCGATCGGCCTGGACGAGGTGCTGCGCTCCTTCTCGAAGCGCCGGTTCGCGGCCAGCCTCGCCAAGCTGGTGCCCGCCGTGCAGACCGAGGACATCGTGCGGCACGGCTCCGGCGTGCGGGCGCAGGCGCTGCTGCCGGACGGTTCGATGGTGGACGACTTCCTGATCGAAACCGCCCCGAACCAGGTGCACGTGCTCAACGCGCCGTCCCCGGCCGCCACCAGCGCCCTGGAGATCGCCAAACACGTCGCCGCCGCCGTCTGA
- a CDS encoding C45 family peptidase, protein MTENTNSTVIAGGPEDFLTVRHLTLRGDQLSIGRALAEEARTRAGWAPSAIDPVLNRARWAWFERNWPQHFGRLSGIAAAYGIDPERDDVCLDGLSGLPAGSGCSAAWCPPSADGPGLLGRNYDFFTLGAGQLGAVLAGDQSAAVPAVDGELPMAARPYVLTTVPDDGLASTVLTMAELDGCMEGINEAGLSVALLLADVENTANAGMPEAAVPQAGLNTIQLPRFLLDTCENVAQAKQALLGAKQYDFGVPLHYIIADAAGDAFVWERGAHDSEHIVEVADGPLCVTNHPLHLHPDVDALPADNANTFRTYERLATITKEVSGAPGSDTLLRDALDRVAVQPAAEPWRTLWRTVFDLGARTMSTRFYLGDEAGYTGELVFGTGR, encoded by the coding sequence ATGACCGAAAACACCAACAGCACCGTGATCGCGGGCGGCCCCGAAGACTTCCTGACCGTCCGGCACCTGACCCTGCGCGGTGACCAGCTGAGCATCGGCCGGGCGCTGGCCGAGGAAGCGCGGACCAGGGCCGGCTGGGCGCCGTCCGCCATCGACCCGGTGCTGAACCGGGCGCGCTGGGCCTGGTTCGAGCGCAACTGGCCGCAGCACTTCGGCAGGCTGTCCGGGATCGCGGCGGCCTACGGGATCGACCCGGAGCGCGACGACGTCTGCCTGGACGGGCTGTCCGGGCTGCCCGCCGGCTCGGGCTGTTCGGCGGCGTGGTGCCCACCTTCGGCCGACGGGCCAGGGCTGCTGGGCCGCAACTACGACTTCTTCACCCTCGGCGCAGGCCAGCTTGGCGCGGTACTCGCCGGTGACCAGTCCGCCGCAGTGCCCGCCGTCGACGGTGAGCTGCCGATGGCCGCGCGGCCGTACGTGCTCACCACCGTGCCGGACGACGGTCTTGCCTCCACCGTGCTGACCATGGCCGAACTGGACGGCTGCATGGAGGGCATCAACGAGGCCGGGCTCAGCGTCGCGCTGCTGCTGGCGGATGTGGAGAACACCGCGAACGCCGGGATGCCGGAGGCGGCGGTGCCGCAGGCCGGGCTGAACACCATCCAGCTCCCCCGCTTCCTGCTGGACACCTGCGAAAACGTGGCGCAGGCCAAGCAGGCCCTGCTCGGCGCGAAGCAGTACGACTTCGGCGTCCCGCTGCACTACATCATCGCCGACGCCGCCGGGGACGCCTTCGTCTGGGAACGCGGCGCGCACGACTCCGAGCACATCGTGGAGGTGGCGGACGGCCCGCTGTGCGTGACGAACCACCCGCTGCACCTGCACCCGGACGTCGACGCGCTGCCCGCCGACAACGCGAACACCTTCCGCACCTACGAACGGCTCGCCACGATCACCAAGGAGGTCTCCGGCGCACCGGGTTCGGACACGCTGCTGCGCGACGCGCTGGACCGGGTGGCCGTGCAGCCGGCGGCCGAGCCGTGGCGCACCCTGTGGCGAACCGTCTTCGACCTCGGCGCCCGCACCATGAGCACCCGCTTCTACCTCGGCGACGAAGCCGGCTACACCGGTGAGCTCGTCTTCGGGACCGGCAGGTGA